The following proteins are encoded in a genomic region of Plasmodium chabaudi chabaudi strain AS genome assembly, chromosome: 1:
- a CDS encoding fam-a protein, giving the protein MNKRYITIALTLLSLTGYMQNVAFASETASDGAAGPANQTYVFDEYDDDVICENLEEASVAMDHAKESSTFLLKLAENMEGYSLDSSGNENRPIYSKKIGIMDIGRLQVTIPSASKYADVINTIWDYNDKQKLDDIFIIGYLARVYTPFLVIMEHGNINQTTRTIRKRVGVAAKIKVSNDTTVIVCPTRAINYIGAIVKKTNLIEFLHNTKPIETDINAEQALVKLCSNIAGYIIKHRDDSVEVTYINAICEFRNYNNNKRDRDITYTNILNLAKSMGSNKKQYPPSKYLSTL; this is encoded by the exons atgaataaaagatatattacGATTGCTTTGACACTTTTAAGTCTCACAGGATATATGCAAAATGTAGCATTTGCGAGCGAAACTGCTTCAGATGGTGCTGCCGGACCAGCAAACCAAACATATGt ATTTGATGAATACGACGACGATGTGATATGTGAAAACTTAGAAGAAGCTTCAGTAGCAATGGATCATGCAAAAGAATCATCAACATTTTTACTAAAACTTGCTGAGAATATGGAAGGTTACTCGCTCGATTCTTCAggaaatgaaaatagaCCTATATATTCTAAGAAAATTGGAATTATGGATATTGGAAGGCTTCAGGTTACCATCCCATCTGCCTCTAAG tACGCTGATGTAATAAATACTATCTGGGATTACAatgataaacaaaaattggatgacatatttattattg gaTACCTTGCTCGTGTATACACCCCATTTTTAGTCATAATGGAGCACGGTAACATAAATCAAACGACTAGAACCATCAGAAAAAGAGTTGGTGTAGCCGcaaaaattaaa GTATCAAATGACACAACTGTAATTGTGTGTCCTACAAGAgctataaattatatcgGTGCTATCGTTAAAAAAACTAATTTGATAGAATTTTTACACAATACAAAACCAATCGAAACTGACATTAATGCTGAGCAAGCATTAGTCAAATTGTGTTCTAACATAGCCggatatataattaaacaCCGCGACGATAGCGTTGAAGTTACTTATATAAACGCT ATTTGTGAGTTTAGAAATTATAACAACAATAAAAGAGATAGAGatattacatatacaaatattctAAACTTAGCAAAAAGCATGGGatctaataaaaaacaatatccCCCAAGTAAATATCTTTCGACACTTTAA